The following proteins come from a genomic window of Lolium rigidum isolate FL_2022 chromosome 5, APGP_CSIRO_Lrig_0.1, whole genome shotgun sequence:
- the LOC124658240 gene encoding peroxidase 2-like, producing MAVISCLSPAARCSLLLTVAALVLVLSHGGHAYGGYHAGLSSSFYDSSCPSTRDIVRRVIQDARVADARIPASLIRLHFHDCFANGCDGSLLLDDDVSSRIVSEKKAPGNYKSARGFNVVDNIKRSLEKACPGIVSCADILTLAAEISVELAGGPSWSVPLGRRDGTKTNIESADDLPSPFDPLDILQKKFKNMGLNDIDLVALQGAHTFGRTQCQFTQRNCTARQDEGTLVNLDAVTPDVFDNKYYGNLLRGRAPLLSDQVMLSDPFAALTTAPIVRRFSDNQKEFFRNFAASMIKMGNISPLTGRDGEIRKNCRRVNMKYY from the exons ATGGCCGTTATATCTTGCTTGTCGCCGGCTGCTCGTTGCAGCCTCTTGCTCACGGTAGCTGCACTAGTCCTAGTGCTGAGCCACGGCGGCCACGCTTATGGTGGTTACCATGCCGGGTTAAGCTCTTCGTTCTACGACAGCTCATGCCCTAGTACACGAGACATTGTCCGGCGCGTCATCCAAGATGCCCGTGTCGCTGATGCGCGCATCCCGGCCAGCCTCATCCGCCTTCACTTCCACGACTGCTTTGCCAAC GGTTGTGATGGATCGCTTCTGCTCGATGACGACGTCTCCTCGAGGATAGTGAGCGAGAAGAAAGCTCCTGGGAATTACAAGTCAGCACGTGGATTCAATGTGGTCGATAACATCAAGCGCTCATTGGAGAAAGCTTGCCCCGGCATCGTCTCATGTGCCGACATCCTCACCCTAGCCGCTGAAATCTCTGTCGAACTGGCCGGAGGGCCATCATGGAGCGTTCCCCTCGGGCGCCGCGACGGCACGAAGACCAACATCGAGAGCGCCGACGATCTACCGAGCCCTTTCGACCCTCTGGATATCCTTCAAAAGAAATTCAAGAACATGGGTCTCAATGACATTGACCTTGTTGCCCTTCAGGGAGCGCACACCTTTGGGCGGACGCAGTGTCAATTCACACAGCGGAACTGCACAGCCAGACAGGATGAGGGGACGCTGGTGAACCTTGATGCGGTCACTCCGGACGTGTTTGACAACAAGTACTACGGCAACCTCCTGCGTGGGCGTGCCCCGCTCTTGTCTGATCAGGTTATGCTGTCTGACCCCTTCGCGGCGTTAACTACTGCGCCGATTGTTCGCAGGTTCTCCGATAACCAGAAGGAATTCTTCAGAAACTTTGCAGCCTCCATGATCAAAATGGGAAATATAAGTCCATTGACGGGAAGAGatggagagattagaaagaactgtcGCAGGGTGAACATGAAGTACTATTAG